The Streptomyces sp. NBC_01142 genomic interval TGGAGGCCGTTGACGAGGGAGCCAAGGGCGCGGTCTTCGAGGCGCCGAGGCCGATGATGTGGGACTCCAGCCCCGGGGAAGGTGCGGCGCCCCAGAAGGCGCCTCAGCTGCGGGCCGCCGCGCGTGGTGACAGCGCCGGTGACAGCGGCGACGGCGGTGAGCGGGGTGCGGGTGAGTCGGGCAAGCTGGCGCCCGTCGGGGTGGAACTGCCCGTCAAGGGCGACGAGCTGGTTCTCAGACCGGACCAGCAGGTGCTCAAGGGTAAGAACACGCAGTATCCGGTGTTCATTGATCCGCAGTGGTATTCGCCGCGGGCCGCGGCATGGACGATGGCCTCGAAGTACTGGGCCTCGGCGCCGCAGTGGAAGTTCAACGGCGCGTCGGACTCAGGTCTTGGCTACTGCAACTGGACGTACTGCGCACCTCACGACACCAAGCGGCTCTTCTATCGGATACCCACGTCCAAGTTCGCCGGAAAGTCCATCCTCAGTGCCGAGTTCGTGGTGCGCAACACATGGTCGGCGTCGTGCTCGGCGCGCGGTGTGCAGCTGTGGCGTACTGAGGACATCTCGGATTCGACGACGTGGAACTCGCAGAACCGGTCCGGGTTCTGGATCAAGCAGCTGAAGTCGGAGTCGTTCGCCCACGGCTTCAACGGGTGCGCCGCGAAGGACGCGGAGTTCGATGTGAAGTCCGCGGTGCAGGAAGCCGCGAACGGCAGGAAGCCGACCATGACCTTCGGTCTGCGAGCGGCCAGCGAGTCGGACGGGTACGGCTGGAAGCGGTTCTCGGACAAGGCGTATCTGCGGGTGAAGTACAACCGCCCGCCGTCGCAGATCAGGATGTCGCAGCTGTCGATGGAGTACGGCGGCATGTGCAAGCAGCCCGCGAACGCGGCGCGTGTGCGCACTCTGGGCAGGATCTCCGCGAACAACGTCACCGACCCCGACGGGGACAGTGTCGCCGTGCAGTTCCAGGCAACCTGGGACGCTGGGGACGGCAAGGGAAACATCGTCCGCTGGAGCCCGTCACTGACCTCCTCCAAGCAGTCGGGTCGGAGCTTCTCGATCGGGCTGCCCGCGGTCCCGCAGAACAAGCAAGTGGCCTGGTACGCGCGGAGCTATGACGGAGCGCAGTACTCGCCGTGGTCGACTGCGGGTGATCCGACCGGCTGCTACTTCACGTACGACACTACGGTTCCGAAGGGCCCGGCCATCACGTCCGGCGACTATCCGGCGTCCGATCCGGAGAACCCGGAGGATCCGTGGCTGGATGGTGTGGGCAAGTACGGCGCGTTTGCACTGAAGGCCGCCGACAGCGATGTGACCAAGTACTGGTACGGCATCAACGGCGACCCGTCGTCGAAGAACGTGGTGGTCACGACGGGCGGCGCGGCGAAGACCGTACAGGTCCTGCCTTCCAAGCCGGGGCTGAACTTCGTGACTGCGCAGGCTTTCGACGCCCATGGCAACGGCAGCGAGGTCCGTACCTACCAGTACCGGGTCAAGGCCGGACAGCCGGAGAAGGCGGCGTGGACGCTGGATGACGCTGCTGGTGCGACCGAGGCGCAGGGCACGGGTGGCGTCCGCGTCGCCGATCTGCACGGTGGCGCCACGCCAGGTGTGGAGGGGGCGGTCGGGACGGCGGTGTCGTTCGACGGCGTCGACGACTACGTCCGCACCGACATCCCCACGGTGGCCACCGAGACCGGGTTCTCGGCCGCGGCGTGGGTGAAGTTGTCGAAGATGCCGGACACCGAGGCGGTCATCGCGGCGCAGCCGGGAAATCACAGCCCGAGCTTCGAGCTGTCCTACTCGAAGTCGTATGACCGGTGGGTGTTCAACCAGTTCACGGCCGACTCGCCGGGCGCGGGCGCGGTACACGCCATGTCTGCGACGCCGGGTGGGGTGAAAGCGGGAGAGTGGACCCATCTGGTGGGCACGTTCAGCTCGGGCTCGAAGGAGCTGAAGCTGTACGTCCAGGGCAAGCTGGTCGGCACGACCACGTACTCCACCCCCTGGGACGCGCGGCGGGGCCTGCAGATCGGTGCGGGCTCCTACAGCGGCCGGCCCGGCTCCTTCTTCCCCGGCTCCATCGACGAGGTGCGGATCTACGACAAGCCGCTCTCCGATGCGGACGTGGCCAGTCTCCACAACAAACAGCCCATCGGAATGGGTCGTCCGGCACGCGCGGTCTTTCCCATGGACGAGCCCGCCGATGCCACCCAGATCACCGGCCGCGCCGATGTCCACCCCGCCGTCCTGAAGGGCGGCGCCATCCCGGGCCGGCCCGGTGTGGCGGGCAAGGCGCTCACCCTGGACGGAAATGACGACTACGCCACCGCCGGTGCGCCGCACCTGAACAACCAGCGCAGCTTTACCGTGTCGGCGTGGGCGAAGCTCCCCAAGACCAAGCCCGACCACGCCGCGATCGTCGCCACCCAGGCCGGGATCCACAAATCCGGGTTCGAGCTGTACTACTCGAGCGCCTACGACCGGTGGGTGTTCAACCAGTTCGTCTCCGACACCTCGGATTCCACAGCCATCCGGGCCATGCAGGCCGACGGCAAGACCGCATACGGCGGTGATTGGGTGCACCTGGTGGGTGTGCACGACACCGTGGCCAATCAGCTGACGCTGTACGTCAATGGCGTCGAAGCAGGCCGGTCCGGCGTCGCCAACACCTGGTACGCGGGCGGCCCGGTCCAGATCGGGGCCGGCTCCTACGAAGGCAAGCCCGGCTCTTTCTTTCCCGGCCAGATCGACGATGTGAAGCTCTTCGACCGGCCCGTCTCGGCCGGCGAGGTACAGCAGCTGTTCCAACAGCGGCCGTCGGTCAGGAGCCGTTGGATGTTCGAGGAAACGACTGGTACCGATCCGGTGACCACTGCGGATGCTGCGGGTACCGGCAACGCCCTTGTCCTGAAGGGCGGGGCTGCCAAGTCCGACTCTGAATTCATCGACTCCGGTGCTCTGCAACTGAACGGTGTAGATGGCTATGCCGGGACGAGCACGGTTCCTGTGGACACATCGGGGAGCTTCACGCTCACTGCCTGGGCGCAGGCAGCGGCCATGCCCGAAGGCGCGGTGGCGTTGGCCGGCGCGGAGGGCAGTCAGCGCAGTGCGTTCTCGGTGCGCTTCGTGCCCGCGGCCACTGATCCAAACCGCAACCCTGGGCGCTGGGAGCTGTCGGTGGCGGACAAGGATGCCGGTGACGCGACGGTGGTACAGGTCGGCAACGGCGAGTTGTACGACGCGACGGAATGGAATCACCTGGCCTTGGTCTACGACGGCTTCACCAAGCAGGCGCGTCTGTACGTCAATGGCGCTCTGGCCGAAGTCGGTTGCAAGGACGACGACGGAGACGGCCAGGGCGACGACCCGGCGTGCACGGACCTGGTGCCGTGGGCGGAGGATGCGCTCGCCTTCAAGGCGGCCTCCCTCCAGGTCGGGCGGTCCGGCTCGGGCAGCAGGGCGGGTGAGTACTTCCCCGGTCTGGTGGACGACGTCTGGATCTTCCAGGGTGCGCTGACGGATGGGCAGGTCGAGAAGCTGTCGATCAGCTGGTTCGACGTGCCGACCCAGGTGCCCGGGGACTGACCGGCCCGGAGGTGTGCGGGGGAGGGGCCTGCACACCGCCCGGGCGATTTCGAATTGTTGAATTCTTCGCGCTCCGCACAGTCGTGTCCGCGAGCGCCATCGGTTGAGGGATTGATTCAGGGATGTTTGACACATCGCGGCGGCGCCGCGGCGCGGCAGTGCGGCGCAGAATCGCGCAGGTCGCCTCGACGGTCATGGTGGCCACGCTGCTGCAAGCAGTGGCCTTCGAGTCGACCGCGTCGGCGATCGGGAAGGGGCTTCCCGGGCTTCCTGGGCTTCCGAGCGCAGAGAAGCCGGTTGCGGGCTCAAGCAGCAACCGGATGACCCCGCGCAGGGTCGAGAAGGGCCCCCGGACCCCCAAGGAGGATCCGAAAGCCACCTGGCCGAAGGCCGGTTCCGCGGTGGTGAGGCTGGACGATCCCGCGACGAAGGCGAGCGATCCAGTCAAGGCCAAGGGCCTGCCGGTTGAGGTGACCACCCCTCCGAAGCAGCGCCTCAAGCGGGCCGTCCTCCGCAGCGTCGAGACGCGCGTCCTGCCGCGCGCGGCGGCGAAGAAGGCCGGGGTCGACGGGCTGCTGTTCACACTGGAGCCGCAGGCGGACAGCGCCGCGGGCTCCGTAGGCGCCTCGGTGGACTACTCCGCCTTCGCGGAGTCGTTCGGCGGCGGCTACGGCTCCCGTCTGACCCTGGTCGAACTGCCCGCGTGTGCGCTCAGCAAGCCCACCGAGGCGAAGTGCCGAACGGCCACCCCCGTGGCGACGGACAACAACGTCGAGAAGCAGACCCTGACCGCCCGCGCAGTCACACTGAAAGCGGGCACCCCCACGCTCCTGGCGGCCGTCGCCGGGGACGTGGGCAAGATGGGCGACTACAAGGCGACACCGCTGGCCGCGTCGTCGACCTGGAACACTGACCTGAGCTCGGGTGACTTCGGCTGGTCGTACGACATTCCCGTGCCGGAGGTGCCGGGTGAAATGGCCCCCGAGGTGGGCCTGTCCTATTCCTCGGGAGCCATCGACGGCCGTACGGGGGGCACCAACAACCAGTCCTCGTGGGCCGGTGACGGCTTCGACCTGTGGCCGGGTTACATCGAGCGCCGCTACAAGCCCTGTGCGGACGACGGCGTCAAGGACGCGGACGGCAACAAGCCCGGCGACCTGTGCTGGGGCTACGACAACGCGTTCATCACCTTCAACGGCAAAGGCGGCGAGCTCGTCCCGGCCGGCGACGACGAGTTCAAACTGAAGAAGGACGACGGCACCCGCATCAAGCGCCTGGCCTCAACCGCCAGGGGCAACGGGGACAACGACGGCGAGTACTGGCGCCTGACCGACCCCAGTGGCAACAGCTACTACTTCGGCTACAACCGGCTGCCGGGATGGGCCGACGGCAAGGAGTCCACCGACTCCACCTGGACCGCCCCCGTCTACGGCGACGACTCCGGCGAAAAGTGCCACGCTTCGACGTTCGCCGGCTCCTGGTGCCAACAGGCATGGCGCTGGAACCTCGACTACGCCGTCGACACCCACGGCAACGCCATCGCCTACTACTACGACAAGGAAGAGAACTCCTACGGCCGCAACCTGAAGGCCGCCGACAACACCCGCTACACCCGGGGCGGTTACCTGGACAGAATCGAGTACGGGCTGAAGTCCGACTCGGTCTACAAGACCAAGGCTCTGGCCAAGGTCGACTTCACCAGCTCTGAACGGTGCATCGCCGACAGCCAGACCACCTGTTCCTCCATCGACACCGATTCCTTCCACTGGTACGACACGCCGTGGGACATGAACTGCACGGCCTCCGAGGACTGCGACAAGGGGCGCTTGGCCGCAACCTTCTGGACACGCAAGCGACTGACCGGCATCACCACACAGGTCCTCAACGGTGGCGCCTACAGCAAGGTCGACTCCTGGGCCCTCGGCCATCGCTGGGGCAAGGCGGACATCGACTACCAGCTGCTACTGGACTCCATTCAGCGGACCGGCCACAGCGCCACCACGCCGGTCACGCTGCCCAAGACCACGTTGGCCTACACCCAGCTTGCCAACCGCATGGACAAGACCGGCGACGGATACGCCCCGTTCATCAAGTCCAGGCTGTCCACCGTCGCCGACGAGCACGGCGGCCAGATCGACGTCAACTACTCGGGCCAGGCATGCAATGCCGGCTCACTGCCCACCCCCGAGTCGAACACCACCCGCTGCTTCCCGCAGATGCTCGGGGGCTCCGACACTGAACCTGCCGAGCAGCACTGGTTCAACAAGTACGTCGTCACGTCGGTGACCGCTACCGACCGCACGGGCAAAGCACCGGACGCCGTCACCGCCTATGAGTACGTGGGCGGCGCAGCCTGGCACTACGACGATGACGACGGCCTGACCAAGGAGAAGGAAAAGACCTGGTCACAATGGCGCGGCTACGAGCAGGTACGAGTCAAGGCGGGCGGCCAGGGCGGTGCGTCGGCGCTGAAGTCGCAGCGGGACACGTACTTCCTGCGAGGCATGGACGGCGACCGCAAGGGCAAGTCGGGGGGCACCAAGTCCGTCACCGTGGCCCTGGGCGAAGGCGAGGGTGACCCGATCACCGACCATGAGTCGGCGGCCGGCTTCGCCTACAGGACCGCAACCTACTCCGGCCCCGGCGGGAAGATCCTCGAGAAGACCGTCGAGCGGCCCTGGCATCACGAGACCGCGAAAAAGGTGCGCGCCTGGGGCACCGTTACGGCCAATTTCACGGGCACCGAGAGCTCCAAGACGTACACCTCCCTGGACAACGGAGCGGGCACGAGCTGGCGCACCACCTCCAAGACAACGGGGTACGACAACGCCACCGGCCGCGCGTTCGAGCTCGATGACCGCGGTGACAACTCCACCGCGGCCGACGACCAGTGCACCCGCACCAGCTACACCACCAACTCCACCGCAGACATCCTCCCCCTGCCCTCGCGCGTCGAGACCGTCGCCGTGGACTGCGACACCACCCCCGACCGCACCAAGCACGTCATCTCCGACGTCCGCACTGCCTACGACGGCGGTGCCTACGGTGCCGCCCCCACCAAGGGCGACACGTCAGCGACTGCCACGCTCAAGAAGCACGACGGCACCACCGCCACCTACCTGGAGTCCGCCACTGCCGTCGACGCCTACGGCCGGACTCTGACCAGCACCGACCTCAGCGCGAACGTGACGGTCACCGGCGCGGGGACTCCGGCGCGCACCCCCCGAACTGACGGCCGCACCACGACGACCAAGTTCGAGCCGACCAGCGGCTTCCCCACGAAGATCACGACGACCAGCCCGCCCGCAAAGGCGCCGGATGCCGCAACCGCCCAGACGACGGTCGTCACCCTGGACCCGCTGCGCGGCAAGACGTTGACCGAAACCGACACCAACAACCGAGTGACGACCCTCGCCTACGACGCGCTGGGCCGCTCGTCGAAGATCTGGCTCGCCAACCGCGCCACCTCACTCACGCCGTCCTACGCCTTCGACTACTTCATCGACGAAGGCAAGGAGGTCGCGGTCCGCTCCCAGACCCTGGACAACTCCGGGGCCCAGCTCGCCTCGTACACGATCCTCGACGGCTTCCTGCGTGAACGGCAGACCCAGGCCCCCGGACCCGGCGGGGGACGGCTGCTGACCGACAACTTCTACGACGAGCGCGGCCAGGTCGCCAAGACCTTCGCCACGTACTACACCGAAGGCGCCCCCAACCGGCAGCTGTTCCTGCCGGAGAACGCGCTGAGCGTGGAGACCCAGACCCGCCACAGCTTCGACGGCCTGGGTCGGGAGACCGAAGCGAAGCAGCTCGCCGGCAACGGCGACGGCGGCACCGTCCTCGGCGTCACGCAGACCATCCACGGCGGAGACCACACCACGGTCATCCCGCCCGAGGGTGGCACCGCCACCACCACGCTGACCGACGCCCGCGGCCAGACCACCCAGCTGCGCCAGCACCACTCCCGCAACGCGGCCGCCCCCTACGACACCACGACCTACACGCACACACCCGCAGGCAAGCTGGCCAAGGTCACCGACCCGGAAGGCAACGACTGGACGTACGCCTACGACCAGCTCGGCCGCCAGACGACGACCAAGGATCCCGACAAGGGCTCCATCACCAGCACCTACGACGACCGCGGCCAGCTGGTCACCACCACGGACGCACGCAACACCCTGCACCACGTCTACGACGGCCTCGGCCGACAGACCCAACTGCGCGACGGCAGCGCCACCGGCACCCTGCGTGCGGAGTGGACCTACGACACTGTCACCGGTGCCAAGGGCCAACTGGCCTCGGCCACCCGTCACGTGAACGGGTCCCCGTACACCACCAAGGTCACCCAGTACGACCAGCTCTACCGACCGATGCGCACAGCCGTGGTCATCCCCGCGTCCGAAGGAGACCTGGCCGGCACCTACCAGACCGGCACCTCGTACAAGACCTCCGGTCTGATCGCGGGCGTCTCCTACTCGGCGGCGGGATCCCTGCCGGGCGGCTCCTACGCCTACAACTACGACGACATCCTGCGCCCCGTCTCCGTCCTCGGTGACGGCTTCAAGGCCGACACCAGTTACTCGCTGACCGGTAAACCGCTGCAGTACCAGTACGCCTCGACCGCCGACGGCGCGAAGAAGGCCCAGGTCACCAACACCTATGAGTGGGGAACCCAGCACCTGGCCACCTCACGTGTGGACCGTGAAGGAGTCGCCGGAGTCGACCGGCACAACACCTACCGCTACGACCAGGCCGGCAACGTCCTGGCGATAGCCGACGCATCCCGCGACGGTGCCGACACCCAGTGCTTCACCTACGACTACCTGCGCCGTCTCACCTCAGCATGGACCGAAGGCGACGCCACCTGCTCCACCACCGCCTCCGGCAGTGCCATCGGCGGTGTGGCCCCCTACTGGCACTCCTACACCTACGACAAGACCGGCAACCGACTCACTGAAACCCTCCACGACACCGCCGGCGACACTGCCAAGGACACCAAGCGCGCCTACAGCTACCCGCCCGCGGGCAGCAGCCGGCCGCACGGCCTCACCCAAGTCGCCCAGAGCGGCCCGTCCGGTACGTCGAAGACCACCTACGGATACGACGCCACAGGCAACACTCACTCCCGCGTGAACCCGGGAGACACCCAGAAGCTGGCCTGGGACGCCGAAGGCCACCTTGCCAAGGTCACCAAGTCGGTCGAGGGCAAGCCCGACGACGTCACCGAGTACCTCTACGACACCGAAGGCAACCGCCTCATCGCCCGCACCGCGGCCGAAACCACCCTCTACCTCGGCCACACCGAACTTGTCCTGCCCAAGGGCGCCACCAAGGCAAAGGCCACCCGCTACATCGACCTCGGCAGCGGCAGCCAGGCAGTTCAGGCCGACGACCGCAAGGTCACCATCACCGTCGCTGACCACCAGGCAACCGGCCAACTCGCCATCACCGCGGACTCGCTGGCACTGACACAGCGGCGCTCCCTGCCCTTCGGCGGTACGCGCGGCACCACGCCGGAAGCCTGGGCCGGAACGAAGGGATTCGTCGGCGGCACCGACGACACCGGTACCACGGGCCTCACCCACCTCGGAGCGCGCGAATACGACTCCACGATCGGCCGTTTCCTCTCCGTCGACCCGCTGATGGACCTCGCGGATCCGCAACACCTCAACGGCTACACGTACTCGGAGAACAACCCCGTCACCTACTCCGACCCCACGGGCCTGAGGAAGGCCGACTGTGAGGGCGGCTGGGGTAAATGTGGCCCCGGACCCAAGGTCGCTGGGTCAGCCGACAGTGGCGGTAAAAGTAAAGGTAGGACAAGGGGCAGCAGCGACAACGGAAACGGCGGAAAGATCACCGTTACCGTAAAGGTTACGGCCCAAGCACCGGACTGCCCCTATTCCGGTCACCTGGCAGATGCGTGCCACGTGTCGGAGACGATGTTCAAGGCAGGCTACATACGGAGCGAAGGCCAAGTCAGTGCCTGGGAGATCACCAAGACTCTGATCCTTCCTGACACCAAAGCGTGGTCCGAGTGCCTCAACGGTGAGAGTCTCGAAAGCTGCGCATGGGCAGCCACCGACCTGCCTACCCCCGGCAAAATCCTCAAAATAGTCAAACTCACCAAACTCAAGAAAACAAAGAAAGTCACCTCCGAGTGTCAGTGCTTCCTTGCCGGGACCGACGTCCTCATGGCCGACGGAAGCACAAAGAATATCGAAGAAGTTGAACTCGGAGACAAGGTCCTCGCCACCGACCCGAAGACTGGGGAAACCGGTGAGCGCGAAGTCACGGCCACCATCGTCACCGATGACGACAAGTACTTCACCGACCTGACGATCTCCACGCCGGTCGGCACCGAGCACCTCACCGCTACGTACGAGCACCCATTCTGGGCCGTCTCCGAACAAGACTGGATCGAGGCCGGCGACCTCAAGCCCGGCATGACCCTGCGCACCGACGACGGTCGCACTGTCAAGGTCACGGCCACCCGTCAGTTCCAGGACCACGCCCGCACTTACAACCTCACCATTGCCGACCTGCACACGTATTATGTGCTGGCTGGGGCTACGCCGGTCCTGGTTCATAACTGCGACCGGGCCGGTTTGGATTTCACTGATGCTGAGCGGCAGAAGGTTTATGACGCCAACGAAGCGAAGAATGACAGCGTCCTGAAGTGTGATTACTGTGGGCGAGATGTGGTACGTCGACCCTCAACGCGAGGTGTCCCAGGACGCCCGGACGATGCTCAGATTGATCACATAGAGCCGAGGGCCGGTGGCGGGCACGGTGGCGCGCACAATGGAGCAGTCGCCTGTCGTCGATGCAACAGGGATAAGTCCACGAAACCTCTGGAGGATTGGGACGATGAGCTCAGAGAATTCCTTGAGCCCTAGCGGCAGAGAGTCCGCGCCGGAGAGTAAGCCTGAGAGGCTGTACAAGGTAGCCTTCGACCTCCCTGACAAGACTGCCGATTGGGCTCATGCCTCTGCGGAGCGGCTCTGGACTGGGAAGACCTTTGTGAAGATGGAGGTTCAGGTCCGGAACACTCCCTTCTACGTGAAGGGGATCGCCTTTGGTGACATTGTGCGAGTCAGGGCTGATCACGAGCGCAGAGAGTTCGTGTTCGAGGAGTTTGTGTCGGAGTCCGGGCATTCAACGGTCCGCGTCATCATCAAGGATGACGACGCGGGAGACATGGTCGATGCCATGCTCCGCAGCTTTGACTGCTCCTGGGAGATTGATACGACTGGATACTTGTGGGCAATCGACGTGCCGCCGCATGTTGATTACGCATCCATGAGAGTTGCACTCCTTGATGTTGTCAATGAAGGGAAAATTGGCATCGAAGAGGGTGCGCTTGCAAGTGCTCATCGCGATGGGCTGGGATTGCCAGAGTCCGATCGTTAATCGGGTTCGCGAGAAGCCCCGCCGGGTTCTATTCCGGCAGGGCTTCTGGGGTGTTTGACGACAACGTCGGCGGACAGCTGCTGTGACGGGTGGGTCATCGGTGCTGAGGACGTCGTTCAGGGTGTCGATGGCTTGGCGGTGGGGGCGGAGTCGGACGTGGGCGTAGCCGGCGGGGACGCCGATGTGGGCGTGGCCGAGGAGCTCTTTGATCACCACAAGGTCGCCGCCCTGCTCCAGGAGCAGGGCGGCTGTCGACGAGTGGTGCAGGTCATGGAAGCGGATGCGGCGGAGCCCGGCCGGTCGAGGAATCGGACCCATGCCGCTGCACCAAAGAAGCCCCCGGGGAGGTTCCCGGCAGGGCTTCTTTGGTGCTTTGGCGGCAACGTCAGCGGACGACTGCTTGTGGCGGGTGGCGCTTCGGGGCCGTCCTCGATCTGGCTGAAGGCGTGTTGAGGGGTGTCGATGGTCTTGGTGCTGCCGCACAGTCATGACGATGAGACGATCTTGGGAAGATATGAGTGAAATCCGTGCCGACGACATGCCCCTGTTGATGCTTCGAATGGTCCCGGAGTCCGCAGAGTTCATCGCCGAGAAGTACGGGATGCCTGCGGATCATGCTGTCGTGACGCGGGATGCGATGCTGGACCTGTACGACCTGCTGACCGAAGCTTTCATGGACCCGATTTTGCTGCCACAGTTGCGGAGTTCCGCTCCTGACACCGAACTCTTGCAGCGATGTTTCGATTTGGTGGAGAGGCTTATGGAAAGTCCTGATGAATCCCTTAGGGGAGCGGTGTATTTTCAGGTTCTCGAGCAGTTCCTGAACCCCGGGACTCTGATCGAAGACTCCTTCCCGTACATGAGGGAGCGGACCCGGAAGCGCACCGTCATGATGCTAAAGGGGTACGGAATCACACTGCCTGGCATAACTGACGTTTGACTACGAGTTCGTGACGCGATCCTTTTGAGGCGTCATGGGCTTGAGTCGTCGATGCGTCAATTCGACCCTCTGTGCACTCGGTGGATCGGGGTCATGATCTGCTTCGGCAAGACGTACTACCTCGGGCCGAGGGCAAAGAGATCCCGTTTGGGTGGCTGACTGCGGACGCTTCCCACGACTACAGCAAGGGCCGGCGGCACGAACTCGATCAGGCCGATGTCCTTCATGCCGCAGTCATCGACCACCCGTCCGCGACGTGATCGTCCCGGGCAGAGAAGCGGCCCGCCCGGCGGGGGACACCAGGCGGGCCGCAGTCTCGAGGGAGTGGACTACCAGCGGGTCGTCTCGCCGAAGAAGTCCTCGATCTCCACCGCCCGGCCCGACTCCTGGGCCTCGCGGTAGATGTGCAGGCCGACCGCCAGGTCGAGCACCCCGAGCCCGAACGGGGAGAAGATCACCGGCTTGTCCGTGCCGACGGTCACCTCGCCCTTTACCACCTGCGCGAGCGTGCCGGTGATGAAGTCGCGGCTGCCGTACTTCTGCTCCGCCAGGTGCGGTGACGTGTTCGCCTTCAGGCAGTGGTCCACGTCGTCGAGGATGTTGTACGCCCCGTCGATCAGCTCCGGGCCGATGTCCCGCAGCGAGATGTTCAGCACCACCTGGCCGGGGACGAAGGACTCCAGGTCGACGATGTACGGCTCCGCGGCCGTCGTCGCCAGTACCACCACGTCCGCGTCCTTCAGCGCCGACGGCAGCGAGGACTCCGTGGAGGCCTGGTAGCCGAGGGACTCGGAGGCGTACGACGCCAGGGCGGCGCCGTACTCCTCGCTCTTGTCGTGGACCGTGACCGAGGAGACCGTCCAGTCGCGGGACTTGAAGAACTCCAGGATGTTACGGGCGATGATGCCCGCGCCCACCACCGTCAGTTTGCCGGCCGTGCGGCCGCCGGTGAGCTGTTCGGCGGCGAGCACCGCGGAGGCCGCCGTGCGGGCCGCGCTGATCTGGGAGGCCTCCAGGCACGCGAACGGGTAGCCCGTCTCGTAGTCGTTGAGCAGCAGGGCCGCCGACGCCCGCGGGATGCCGCGCTCGATGTTGGCCGGGAAGCTGCTGATCCACTTGATGCCGGAGACCTCCGTGGAGCCCTCCGTACCGCCCAGGTGCGCGGGGAGCGCGATGATGCGGGCGTCGGGCTTCTCGGGGAAGCGCAGGAAGTAGCTGTCGGGGTTCACCGAGTCGCCCGCGTGGTGGGCGAGATAGGTGTCGCGCACCACGTCGACGATCTGCGGGCGCGACGCGCCGATGATCTCCCGGGCGGTCTTTCCGCCGATGACGCTGAACTCGTACATGTTCCGGATCCTCGGTATTCAGTGGTTGACGAGAGGGGTGCGGTGCGCGGAGGCGGTCTGCGAGGTCCGCTCGGGGGCCTCGGCCGCCTCCTCCTCGCCGTGCGACAGTTCCGGCAGCCACTTCAGCCAGCGCGGCAGGTACCAGTTGGACTTGCCGAGCAGTGCCATCACGGCCGGCAGCAGGACCGCCCGCACCAGCGTCGCGTCGAGGAAGACGGCGACGGCGAGGCCGATGCCCAGCTGCTTGAAGTCCTGCATGGACAGCGTGCCGAAGACCGCGAAGACGGCGACCATGATCATGCCCGCGCTGGTGACGACG includes:
- a CDS encoding DUF4265 domain-containing protein yields the protein MSSENSLSPSGRESAPESKPERLYKVAFDLPDKTADWAHASAERLWTGKTFVKMEVQVRNTPFYVKGIAFGDIVRVRADHERREFVFEEFVSESGHSTVRVIIKDDDAGDMVDAMLRSFDCSWEIDTTGYLWAIDVPPHVDYASMRVALLDVVNEGKIGIEEGALASAHRDGLGLPESDR
- a CDS encoding polymorphic toxin-type HINT domain-containing protein produces the protein MVATLLQAVAFESTASAIGKGLPGLPGLPSAEKPVAGSSSNRMTPRRVEKGPRTPKEDPKATWPKAGSAVVRLDDPATKASDPVKAKGLPVEVTTPPKQRLKRAVLRSVETRVLPRAAAKKAGVDGLLFTLEPQADSAAGSVGASVDYSAFAESFGGGYGSRLTLVELPACALSKPTEAKCRTATPVATDNNVEKQTLTARAVTLKAGTPTLLAAVAGDVGKMGDYKATPLAASSTWNTDLSSGDFGWSYDIPVPEVPGEMAPEVGLSYSSGAIDGRTGGTNNQSSWAGDGFDLWPGYIERRYKPCADDGVKDADGNKPGDLCWGYDNAFITFNGKGGELVPAGDDEFKLKKDDGTRIKRLASTARGNGDNDGEYWRLTDPSGNSYYFGYNRLPGWADGKESTDSTWTAPVYGDDSGEKCHASTFAGSWCQQAWRWNLDYAVDTHGNAIAYYYDKEENSYGRNLKAADNTRYTRGGYLDRIEYGLKSDSVYKTKALAKVDFTSSERCIADSQTTCSSIDTDSFHWYDTPWDMNCTASEDCDKGRLAATFWTRKRLTGITTQVLNGGAYSKVDSWALGHRWGKADIDYQLLLDSIQRTGHSATTPVTLPKTTLAYTQLANRMDKTGDGYAPFIKSRLSTVADEHGGQIDVNYSGQACNAGSLPTPESNTTRCFPQMLGGSDTEPAEQHWFNKYVVTSVTATDRTGKAPDAVTAYEYVGGAAWHYDDDDGLTKEKEKTWSQWRGYEQVRVKAGGQGGASALKSQRDTYFLRGMDGDRKGKSGGTKSVTVALGEGEGDPITDHESAAGFAYRTATYSGPGGKILEKTVERPWHHETAKKVRAWGTVTANFTGTESSKTYTSLDNGAGTSWRTTSKTTGYDNATGRAFELDDRGDNSTAADDQCTRTSYTTNSTADILPLPSRVETVAVDCDTTPDRTKHVISDVRTAYDGGAYGAAPTKGDTSATATLKKHDGTTATYLESATAVDAYGRTLTSTDLSANVTVTGAGTPARTPRTDGRTTTTKFEPTSGFPTKITTTSPPAKAPDAATAQTTVVTLDPLRGKTLTETDTNNRVTTLAYDALGRSSKIWLANRATSLTPSYAFDYFIDEGKEVAVRSQTLDNSGAQLASYTILDGFLRERQTQAPGPGGGRLLTDNFYDERGQVAKTFATYYTEGAPNRQLFLPENALSVETQTRHSFDGLGRETEAKQLAGNGDGGTVLGVTQTIHGGDHTTVIPPEGGTATTTLTDARGQTTQLRQHHSRNAAAPYDTTTYTHTPAGKLAKVTDPEGNDWTYAYDQLGRQTTTKDPDKGSITSTYDDRGQLVTTTDARNTLHHVYDGLGRQTQLRDGSATGTLRAEWTYDTVTGAKGQLASATRHVNGSPYTTKVTQYDQLYRPMRTAVVIPASEGDLAGTYQTGTSYKTSGLIAGVSYSAAGSLPGGSYAYNYDDILRPVSVLGDGFKADTSYSLTGKPLQYQYASTADGAKKAQVTNTYEWGTQHLATSRVDREGVAGVDRHNTYRYDQAGNVLAIADASRDGADTQCFTYDYLRRLTSAWTEGDATCSTTASGSAIGGVAPYWHSYTYDKTGNRLTETLHDTAGDTAKDTKRAYSYPPAGSSRPHGLTQVAQSGPSGTSKTTYGYDATGNTHSRVNPGDTQKLAWDAEGHLAKVTKSVEGKPDDVTEYLYDTEGNRLIARTAAETTLYLGHTELVLPKGATKAKATRYIDLGSGSQAVQADDRKVTITVADHQATGQLAITADSLALTQRRSLPFGGTRGTTPEAWAGTKGFVGGTDDTGTTGLTHLGAREYDSTIGRFLSVDPLMDLADPQHLNGYTYSENNPVTYSDPTGLRKADCEGGWGKCGPGPKVAGSADSGGKSKGRTRGSSDNGNGGKITVTVKVTAQAPDCPYSGHLADACHVSETMFKAGYIRSEGQVSAWEITKTLILPDTKAWSECLNGESLESCAWAATDLPTPGKILKIVKLTKLKKTKKVTSECQCFLAGTDVLMADGSTKNIEEVELGDKVLATDPKTGETGEREVTATIVTDDDKYFTDLTISTPVGTEHLTATYEHPFWAVSEQDWIEAGDLKPGMTLRTDDGRTVKVTATRQFQDHARTYNLTIADLHTYYVLAGATPVLVHNCDRAGLDFTDAERQKVYDANEAKNDSVLKCDYCGRDVVRRPSTRGVPGRPDDAQIDHIEPRAGGGHGGAHNGAVACRRCNRDKSTKPLEDWDDELREFLEP